The Ignicoccus islandicus DSM 13165 sequence CCGGAAGGAAGCTTAACCACTATCTTAGTTACCTTTTGACCGTCTCCTTCTATTTTTACTAACCTAGCCCCTTCAAGTATTTCAACGTTGGGGGAGTTCCTCAAGATGTTCATGAAACTCTCTGAGGCCTCAATCTTGTCTGCGTGGGGGATCACGTATACTTTACTAGCAATTGATGTCATGTAAACTGCTTCTTCCATTGCGTGATCGTCGTTACCCACTAAAGCCATTGGCTGACCTTTAAAGAACGGGGCGTCGCAAACTACGCAGTAACTCACTCCCTTACCGAAGTATTCCTTCTCTCCGGGTATCCCTAGGCCTTTAGAAGAGAGGCCGGTGGCAATTATTACAGCATAGGCCTTGAACTCCGCGCCTCGTTTAGTCTTAACTACTTTCACGTCTCCGCTAACGTCCAAGTCTACCACTTCCATACCGAAAACTACTTCTGCATTGAACTTCTTCGCTTGCTTATAGAACCTGTCTACTAGTTCCTCTCCACTTATTCTCTCTATACCAGGGTAGTCCTCGACCACCGGTGCGTTTGCTGTTCTCCCACCCGGTTTCATCGTTTTCTCTAAAATTACTGTTTTCAGACCAAGTCTCGCAGCGTACATTCCAGCAGCTAGACCAGCTGGACCAGCTCCGATTATTACTACATCGTAATTACCTCCAACGGGTCTCCTAGTTCCTCCCAACCTCAACATAGCTTCGTTCCCACTGTGAAAGAGAGATGGAAAGTTTATTACTTGAATACTGTTTACTCTTTGGTTAACGACCTAGAAGAGTTAGGTATTCCTTTACCACCTCTTCGAACTCCTCAAGACCTCTCGAAAGGGCCTTAACTAAGGCGCTTCCAACTACTATCCCGCTCGCCCCGCTCTCAATGGCCTCTCTCACCTCCTCCTTTTTCAAACCGAAACCCACTACTATTGGTTTTGAAGTGATACTCTTAATTCTATTTATTAAATTCGGTATACCTACTGGCAAAGGAATTCCCGTTGCCGGTCTCACACCTAAATACAAGATTGGTTCGCTTAGCTCAGCTACCTCCCGTATGACGTGGTCAGGAGTGGTGGGCGAAACGAAATAAACTGTATCCTTTCCAAACTTTCTTGCTTCACTTGTTATCTCCTTGACTTTGTCGACGTAATCTATTACTGCATCTGCAAAGAGCACTCCTCCCGCGCAAAGTTTCTTTAAAAACCCTTTTAGATCAACAGAGACGTCTTCGAAGTACGTCATTGCAATTAGTCTTTCGGGCTCAATTACTTCGCAGACTTCGCTTAAGTCGAAGTTTTCAACGGAAATTCCATTAGCCCTAGCAACCTCGTAGCTCTTCCTTATTGTTGGTCCGTCGTACTTTGCGAACTTAGGCGGAATGCCTATCTCAATTAAATCGGCCTTGTCCTTTAGGTATTTCAAAGCTTTCATGAAATCTTCCCAAGTAGGATAACCTAGAGTTAGGTAGGCTACGAACCAAGGCTTCTTCGAGGGATCTACCTTGAGCACTTGAACCGCCTTTTGGTAAGAGATATTGAAATAAAAAACTTGAACGATTAAGCTCTGGTTGATCTCTTTCTAAGAATCGATAAGAGCGGTGGAGCTAAGAGAGGGACCATTGGTATGTGTAGCTTCTTCAATAGATCCTTTAGGCTGCCAAGGGAATTAGCATTTCCGCTATTGTCATCGACACCTTTGAGCGAGTAGAGACCTACGTAATATTTTTCTTGATCGTCTGAATACGAGCTCAAAGATAGAGCCATCTTATCGTTCTTCCAGTCTACGTTTGTGATGGAAGAAATATATTTGATGGACGAAATTGTAAAGGAGCTCTTACTGTAGACCATATCTCCATTAGGAAGGAAGAGCTCTAGCGAAGAAGGCGACGCTACGGCGATGTACTTACAGTTTGGTGAGAAGGCTGCATCGTTAACGAAACCCTCTATTTCCCCTACCTTCCTAGCTCTTCCATTGTCTCCTACTTTATACACGTACATTCCACTGGAACCAATAACTGCTACTAGGTTATTGCAACTATCCACTTCGTAAAAGTCGTCGTGCGACGATATTTCCGAAACAATACTACCGTCTTTGAGCGATAATATTTCGAGACGATCCTTCTCTATATTTATAGCATAGACGTAGTCGTTTGATGCCGAAACTGAGATTACGTAACCATCGATATTGGTTTCCCAATCAGCGTTCCCGTCCAAATCAAACTTTCCGCACTTAGATCCACATGCAATTATGGTATTGTTGTGTAGATATATTCCTCCACTAAATTGCCAACCTAAGTTAAGCTTCTGGATGAGAACACCGTCTTCATTATATAATAGGACGTTACCCGCACTCAACACAGCAAAAGTTCCGTTAGAGTAGCTTATGTCATCTACGTACCCCGCGACGCATTTCCTCATAATCAAATTTCCATCAGAGTCCAACATATAGAAGCAAGAACCGCAAGCAACCCCTACTACGTCATTCTCAGAAAGCACTATTTTGCTAGGCCACTCGTTGCAAAGCTCGGTAACCCAAAGTTCCTTTAAATTAAATGCAAGGAGCGTCGTAATCAATATTAACGACATGAGAAGCGCTCTCTTCAAACCTCTCCTCCACTCTATGAATGAGACTAATGCAACTAAATTACTTTTCGAGCTC is a genomic window containing:
- a CDS encoding NAD(P)/FAD-dependent oxidoreductase, with the translated sequence MLRLGGTRRPVGGNYDVVIIGAGPAGLAAGMYAARLGLKTVILEKTMKPGGRTANAPVVEDYPGIERISGEELVDRFYKQAKKFNAEVVFGMEVVDLDVSGDVKVVKTKRGAEFKAYAVIIATGLSSKGLGIPGEKEYFGKGVSYCVVCDAPFFKGQPMALVGNDDHAMEEAVYMTSIASKVYVIPHADKIEASESFMNILRNSPNVEILEGARLVKIEGDGQKVTKIVVKLPSGEEKEIEVRAVFISAGEAPTTEVFKRAGIEVDKAGFIKVDPRMHTNVPGVFAAGDVTGIGFQIVVAAGHGATAALEASKYVKQLKRVKKVQLT
- the trpA gene encoding tryptophan synthase subunit alpha, with the translated sequence MLKVDPSKKPWFVAYLTLGYPTWEDFMKALKYLKDKADLIEIGIPPKFAKYDGPTIRKSYEVARANGISVENFDLSEVCEVIEPERLIAMTYFEDVSVDLKGFLKKLCAGGVLFADAVIDYVDKVKEITSEARKFGKDTVYFVSPTTPDHVIREVAELSEPILYLGVRPATGIPLPVGIPNLINRIKSITSKPIVVGFGLKKEEVREAIESGASGIVVGSALVKALSRGLEEFEEVVKEYLTLLGR